In the bacterium SCSIO 12741 genome, TTTAGGTTCACCCGGTGATTTAGGGTAGGACTAAATGTTTCTACGAAGTTGATGTAAATGGCTTTTAAGGTGTCTTCAATAGGTGTTTCAAATTCCACAGCCACCTGGGTTCCAACCAGATTCAGGTGATAGGTTTGCTCAGCCGACCAATCGTCATACGCGTAGTAGCGATCAAAAATTTGAGAAAGCTCTAAATGGTTGTTTTCCTTTCTAAACACATCCGAGGATGCATTCGCTTGACAATAGACCCGGAACCATTGTCTTTCTTCTTGATCCACGGGAAATGTGAAATACTCGTCAAAAGCATTGAAAGGCATGTCCATCGGATAAAACGAATTTGCCGGAACAAAGGTGTTTTGATAAGTCTTAGAAGTATAATGCGGATTTACATTACCCGCTTTGTAGACTCGGAACAAGGCCCGGCATTCATCCGTTGTTTGGCTCAGGTTGTTCATGACCAGGTTAATGGAGTCTCCGCAAAATTCGCTTGGATTTGTTTTGTAGTGCAACCAAGGCATTGCCGTATATTCCTTAAGGGTGGTTCTCAAGGGCATGGCAATGGCGAAATCAATTATCGTGTCATTAACAGATTTGCCAGATCCCATTTCAATGTAATCCAGGTGCCAGTGGTCAAAGTTTCCGGATAAAGTGGCAAAATTCTGAAAGCGGAATCGAAATCCCTTTTGCAAATACTTCGCTTCGTCAATGTGAATCAACACTTTTTGAAAAGCCTGATTAGTATCACCTTCGCGACTCCAAACCGTAGACCACCGATTGGTTACCGGGCTGTAGAATTGAAGGACAAGTGAATCTTCTTTTTCCGGTTGATCTGCCAAGCCCTCGGGCTGAACAAAAAAGCTAAGACCGATACTATCTCCGGGCAAATAGGGTACAAGAGTAGATCCTACGAGATGATCAAAAAGATTGATTGGTTTAGAGGTAAAGCGGTCCGCAATTCCGTAGGTATAATCTTCGGAGTTGTCATAAGGCCAGTTTAAACTATCCAATCCATCAAACGAGACCACTCCTAATGAGGGGCTTCTGTCACAAAGCGTTTGATTCCATCTGACACTACCAGCAATCCAATAGGAGCTACCATCGTCTTTGGAAAAATAATGCCTCAACTTAAAGTTGTACATGGTGGAATCCGGAGTCAACGGTAATTTCCGGGTTATCCCATTTTGAGTGTGAAGGGAATAGGAGGGAAAAACGTAGAATTCTTTTTTGACTTTGAAAGGTTCGAGACTATCGTAAACCTGAACCAGAAATGAATCTACCCGGATGGTATCAAATCCTCCGTTTATCGGATCTTCTACGTAATTGAAAACGGCCGATGTGCGGAATTCAAGGGTATCTGGAAATTGTCCGTCAGCGCTGAAATGGTAGCT is a window encoding:
- a CDS encoding T9SS type A sorting domain-containing protein produces the protein MKFRNLYIGLLIMLCSSVAFGQIEEVHTLPAAAFEHPTQQKAERGDGSRADDVVIHHLLDTLSLPLFDDFVDYKIKIFTHDTNDPSVFDSASYHFSADGQFPDTLEFRTSAVFNYVEDPINGGFDTIRVDSFLVQVYDSLEPFKVKKEFYVFPSYSLHTQNGITRKLPLTPDSTMYNFKLRHYFSKDDGSSYWIAGSVRWNQTLCDRSPSLGVVSFDGLDSLNWPYDNSEDYTYGIADRFTSKPINLFDHLVGSTLVPYLPGDSIGLSFFVQPEGLADQPEKEDSLVLQFYSPVTNRWSTVWSREGDTNQAFQKVLIHIDEAKYLQKGFRFRFQNFATLSGNFDHWHLDYIEMGSGKSVNDTIIDFAIAMPLRTTLKEYTAMPWLHYKTNPSEFCGDSINLVMNNLSQTTDECRALFRVYKAGNVNPHYTSKTYQNTFVPANSFYPMDMPFNAFDEYFTFPVDQEERQWFRVYCQANASSDVFRKENNHLELSQIFDRYYAYDDWSAEQTYHLNLVGTQVAVEFETPIEDTLKAIYINFVETFSPTLNHRVNLKVFRDLNSGPVYESGSIDVINTPAGTFHRYTIPQGVVVDGKFYIGWEQISNYKTYVGYDNSYNNEKRTFISEFDGEWKNTSYKGTIMIRADFGNGDETPLSNQTIMPEYSGLSIYPNPARDWLQLDGLESGESAQVQLYNLQGKEVHYQRTDGEPVSLPNLPNGFYVVRVQRDGHPDFTGKLVISK